The nucleotide sequence TCAATGATCCAATCAGTTCTAGATGGATGAAGTCCCGTCCtaaatttatttttctcattttagaacTCGTTTCACTCAGGTAAACGTCACAATACCCAAAAAATACGATCCCTACTTTAGTTTCGTGCCGCTGTAGCAGgctgttgctaagaagaaacaagtttattttaatgctctctattggcttactgTAATGACGTTGTAGAGAATAAATAACCTTGAAAACGGAAATTGTAAGCTTTATATATAGACACCAAACTCAAGTTGGTAATTCTCAAAGAGGAGGCAGCAGCGAGAAACTGCGTGTTTCCGACCATTTTTCTTTGCAATTTTTCTTCATCCACTCACAagttttatcaaaatatcttcgtgtACCAtgatcttaatgatttttggcataaaagaaaaatctataattttgacccatacaatgtattgttggctattgcttcaaataaacatgtgctacttatttttttgtggtccagggtcacatataacaACAGCATAGATGAGTTATGACATCAAAGCACATCGAGATGAAAGCACATGTACTGTTTAGACCTAACTGCAGAAAAAGACATTGCGGTGTTTTTGTTTGGTCATTGATTGTTTTCTTACTCTATTTCAGAGGTAAAATGGGAGGGAAGCTAAGCAAAAAGAAGAAGGGATACAATGTGAACGACGAGAAGGCAAAGGAGAAGGACGCAAAGACGGAGGGAGCGTCGGCGGAGGAAGGTGAAGCTCAAGAAGAGAACAAGGAAGAAGCTACCACTACCACGGAGACCACCAATGACACGGCGGCAGCCGTCAAAGAAGCCACGCCTGGTGCTGAGAGCAATTCCACCGCTCCCAAGGAGGAGGAGAAAGGATCTGCCCCTGCGAAAAAGGATGAGCCTGCAGCTAACGCTAATGCTAGTGCTCCTAAAGTCTCTGAATCCAAGACCGCCGAGGCTGGTAAAGCGGAACCCGCCAAGAGTCCTGATGCCCCTCCGGCCAAAGCTGAGGAAAAATCCACCCCGGCAACTGAGAAAGAGCCAGCGAAAGAGGCCGCCCTTCCTGCTAAAGATCCCGCCCCCCCTGTAGCTACAGCAACGGAGAGCAAGGCTGACACTGAGTCTAAAAAGACTGAGGCTCCGCCCGCAAAAGAATCCACCCCTGCAGAGCCAATCACCAAGGAGACCAGCCCCGCCCCTAATAAGGAGCAAGCAGTGGCTGTGCAAGATTAACAGAAGGAACAGTGAACGGCAAGATTAATGTGAAAATGCAAGCAAGATcaaattgaaataataaaactagCCCGCCCAATTTAAACAACATCAgtgattataatataaataatgataatagTAACAATAACTATAATGATTTTAACAGGCTGGACTTTGATCATCGTTTTGCTGATGGACATGATCATGATGATAAGACCAACGAGTTATGTCAAGATATTATCTTTTAAATTGAACTTTGATGCAAACCACCAGCCCCccaactctttctctctctttctctatccctctctctcttcgtACCTTTCCTCCACCTCTATTTTAATGAGGGGGTGGAACAAGAAACATGAATCCCTTCATTGCCGCCGTTACCTCCCTTCATTTGAGTGTGATGTAATGGCAGTGGGTGGggttaatatatactgtatgcgtgtgtgtgtgtgtgtgtgcgtggtaTTAGTAGTCCCGCCTCCCTGATACACATTTCATCGTTCCTGTTTGCCGCTTTCTAGTTTGTGATTGGCATTGTGTCTTTGCTTCTCACCTaagtttctttctctctcactctttctcctGTATTAGTGGAAAATCATTGGACAGCACaatccatcacacacacatacacacacacacacacacaaatacagtgtTGTTGAATGTTAGAAGTATTAATGTGTTTAACCATGTTAAAGGTATGACAGTGTGTGTGGAGACAGTATGAGAGAAAGTGTATGACACAAAGTATAAAATGAGTGTTTGCGGTGTTTATGAAGTGATGCACAATTTGAGCATCTGTaagtgtttgtgcgtgtgtgtgtgtgtttggagttcTGGTCTTTCTGTTCTTTGAAAGCAGCAGTTGTCATGATAttaaagagagcgagagagagagcgcagaCCTCCAAACTCACAGAACAGGACACACTtcttacaaacacacatcattcTCTCCAAATACTGAATGAATGCGAGTGCTGTGTGTTGTgtaataatgtgtgtgttttgcatgtCAGTGGTTGGCCctattgttgtgtatttttggtTGCTGTGAAGATAAATGTTGCTACAGGTGaaatttcatttgaataaacagACACGCACTCCCTCTTTCTATTTCTATCTGTTTCTTTCACTATCATTCCTTTTCTTTCCCAAACTCCCtgttagaataaaaaaacatgaaatggaTGAATCCAGATAACTGTACTTGTATACATGGAGCaacattaataaaaagaaagaaccACAGATTGAAAATCATTTCACGTCTTCATTCTTTTGTTCTCACAGATAATCTTCACCTTTTAAAGGTATCAAaagctaaatttcatacaccggGCCTTTAATAGTCATCTAAGTCGCATGACAAATATCTAGATGTTTGAAGGGACTGCAAGGTTTGATATTTTGTCActtaatt is from Triplophysa dalaica isolate WHDGS20190420 chromosome 3, ASM1584641v1, whole genome shotgun sequence and encodes:
- the basp1 gene encoding brain acid soluble protein 1 homolog, with product MGGKLSKKKKGYNVNDEKAKEKDAKTEGASAEEGEAQEENKEEATTTTETTNDTAAAVKEATPGAESNSTAPKEEEKGSAPAKKDEPAANANASAPKVSESKTAEAGKAEPAKSPDAPPAKAEEKSTPATEKEPAKEAALPAKDPAPPVATATESKADTESKKTEAPPAKESTPAEPITKETSPAPNKEQAVAVQD